In Schistosoma mansoni, WGS project CABG00000000 data, supercontig 0204, strain Puerto Rico, whole genome shotgun sequence, the sequence TAGCCCTATGCGGTTACATTGCAGCTGATAAAGAAAATATCTGCTTGATTGTGTCAGTAGGATTTGCATAAAACCAAATTTCGAACATTTGtagtatatattcatcttatgcTTGCTCGCATTACTCTTGTTGATATCAGGAATAATAGTTTTGTCGTTTAAAAGTTCAGTAAGTAAAGTTTAAAGCTTTTCAGTCACGTCTTTTACAATTTAGCTTGGTGAATCTGCTAGAAGTGTGATGGTAGCTTCGTTAAGGAATCACTATGGACGATATGGGATAATAACTGATGCATGGGACTTAGTACAGAGAAACCTACGTTGCTGTGGAGTGGATAATAGTGGGTGGGGCGTGTATAACGGATCATGGTGGGACATGATTGTAAACTCGGATTTATACGAAACAAACACTAAATTGTCAGGTATATGCAGATTACTTTATGACTGTGATAAAGAGTCAagtttgttttacttatttGTTCCAGAATCTTGTTGTGTCAAGAGACTTGATGGATTGACTGGTTGGCCAACTGAAATATACCGTGATAAGAGACGCTGCCAGACGTGGCAGTATGGACCACCGAATAAAAGCAGTGGACCCCACAACGACGCTATTTACTACGCAGTAATTTTTTTGACGGTTAATATGTAAACTTTATTCAGGGATGCTTTGAAAGTTTGAAAAGTTATATCGATAATTATGCTAAGGCTGTTGGCGTCTTGGCACTGATCGCATGTATTATCTTGGTAAGTTTAATTTTCTCTTAAATCTGTGTACAACTGAAGTACTGGTTATGGTGGCAGTTCACTAAATTCTGAGATGTCATCAGCATTTAATGGAGTTGTAGTTGTAAATCAGATACTAATTCGATAGTAAAACTTAAATATATGGACCCAGTTAAATTGTTTGATAAAATAGGCACGTATTTGCATTGTATGgaaaaaataaaattgtatGGCCACTAGTTTAGCGATTGTATCTGGTTGAAAACTTACGAAAATGACGATCCAAACGATGGTGGACAATATATAAGTCAACAGAACCAAATACTAGCAAATACTGTGctaaataatttcataaaaatgGGCCTTCATATAATATCTTCCGACAAAATTATCCTTAATTGCACTAAATACCTAAACAGCCAACTCGAGTTGCCAATCTCAAAGAAGCAATTTACTAGTATGGCCTGACTGGTCTCAAGAGTTTTGGAGAATCACCGGATGAGTAATCACCGAtgcaaataaataaagtttcaaACATCGCATCTGGTAGTAAAGGAATCTTCGTATTTTTAAAATCACGGACTACCGTAAATGAACTAGCTAATGCAAGGAACGAACCTACTCAAAAACTAGATATTTTATTACTTCTACAAATTTAATTAAGAACTCATCATTCTAAGTATACTCCGGGACATGTATCGTCGCTAAATCTTTACATTTCCTTGATAGAAATTATACTCTTCGGTTACCGTTGAAGTTTTTTGCATTCGAAAAAGGGCGGATTTCGCCTGTTAGCTCAATGGTCGGACATAGTCGTTTCACAAGCTATTAGTATGAACAGTCCAGGGAGATGTAAT encodes:
- a CDS encoding tetraspanin, putative translates to MSEVVGTSLYSSGVYIVIFLGLVITIVALCGYIAADKENICLIVSYIFILCLLALLLLISGIIVLSFKSSLGESARSVMVASLRNHYGRYGIITDAWDLVQRNLRCCGVDNSGWGVYNGSWWDMIVNSDLYETNTKLSESSLFYLFVPESCCVKRLDGLTGWPTEIYRDKRRCQTWQYGPPNKSSGPHNDAIYYAGCFESLKSYIDNYAKAVGVLALIACIILISALICALFLFRDAKLNAQRKQRIKSWRNQTQNK